The Oceanispirochaeta sp. genomic sequence GTCTGGGAATCATCGGCGGCGCCCAGGAAGGAAGCTACTCCTCCGATTTCAACACCCTCCATCAACTCTTCCTCGGCAACGCCCATCACGTCCATGGACATCTGG encodes the following:
- a CDS encoding DsrE/DsrF/DrsH-like family protein, which translates into the protein MSMDVMGVAEEELMEGVEIGGVASFLGAADDSQTNMFI